The Geotoga petraea region TTTAGGACTATTGGCTTTTGATATTCAAAGTATAATTAACAATATCAATTTCAAAAGTTTGTACAAATTAAACTTTCAAATAGGAGATCTTTCACCTATATCAAGAGATATTTTCTATTTCACAGATTCTGAAGGCTTGAAAAAGTACGATGCTGGAAATATAGAATTAATTCATTCGGATAATTTATTGAGAGCAAATATCAACTATAAGAACGAAAGAATATATATATCTAAAAAAGAAAAAGGATTTGAAATTTTTGATCTAAAAAAAGAAAAAATTATTTACGAACATAATGTTTTATCTTATATCAACAATTTTAATATAAACGAAGAAGGTATTTATGTTGAAGATAGCGGGGTAATTCATTTTTTTGATCGAAAATATAATTTAAAATGGAGTAAAGAAATAGAAGGGAAAGTATTAAAAGTTGATGATGGTTTGATTGTTTATAAAGGTGACTCTGTTTCTGTAATTAAGAACGAGAATATTAGTACAAAAAATTTTGGCATCCCAATTTATAAAACAGTAAATGATAATGAAAAAATATGGATATTGTCTGAAAAAAGTATAATTTCATTTGACGAAGAAAAAGTTATTTTGAATGGATTTTATACAGATATTATGACTTATAATGGTGAAACGTATGTAACTGATCAAAATTATATGTACAAAATGGATCCTTTAACTAAAAATCTGAAAAAAATATTTTACAGTGCTAATGAAATAAAATCTATAGAAGCTTACAAAGGGAATATTTTTATAATGACTGAATATGGAATACAATATTTGGATAAAGAATATAATCCAACAAAATTTTTTTCTTACTCCTACTATCCAGATAATTATGTTTTTGAAAATGGTATTTTTTACATGACTATTCAAAATAAGGTCATACTGTTAAATACACAAATCAATAATCTATTTTCTGAATACGAATTTAAAATCCCAATTGTAGATATAGATATTTTTAAAGGTGAGGTTTACATATCCCATTCTTCATATGGTATTGAACGTTTTAAAATAAACGATAATCTGGAATTAGAATTAATAGATAGCTTTCAAATTTTTAACGCAAATAATTTTTATTTACAAAAAAAATAATGGTGCTTAAGCACCATTATTTTATAGTAATAATTTTATCTAATTTTACAATTTCTACCACTTTTTTGACATTTGGGTTGTTAATATTGTGTATTTCCATTACACCATTTTCTTTTTTATAATCTGCAAAAAAGTAAAAAATCCTTCCTAAACCACTACTGTCAATGTATTCCAAATTACTCATATCAAGAATAATTTTTCTAACACCAGCTTCTTTTAATTCGTAAAGTTTTTCTTTCAATTCGTTTGAGTTTGTTATGTCAATTCTACCATCGAGAACAATTTTACCTGTATTTCCTAAAATTTCTTTTTTCATATTATAACCTCCTGAAAATTATTTTACCCATCATATTATAGCATAGATTATATTTTTACAACAACTCCAATTTTTTCTGGTAGGTTTAAAGACAAAATTTCGTTTTCATTTTTTATATTTATATTTTCGTTTCTTGTTTGAAAAACAATTTCTGGATTTCTTATCTCACCAATTAAATTATGATGTATTTTTATTTCTTTTTTATGATTTGAATTAACCAATACCAAGTAAGATTCTTTTTCATTCCATAAAACAAATGATACATAGCCATCAAACCATTGTATAAATTTAAAGCTACTGTATTTAAAGACATCAGAACTTTTATAAAATTTAACCAAACTTTTTGTAAAATCAAGATTTTGCTTATTCAATTCATTCATATTATCCCAAGGATAAGGCCTTCTATTATCGGGATCTGTAAATCCTGATAGACCTATTTCATCTCCATAATAAATCCCAGGTGAACCAGGTATTAAAAACATTAGCAATAATCCCACTTTAAAAATATCTATATCATAACCTGCTGAAGCTTCATCATGATTCCCTTCTTTTAATCTTTGAACTTTTTGAGTTGTTCTTGTTAACCATCTGGAGTGATCATGATTGCTTAATTGATTTAGAGCTGCATATTTACTGTTCATAGGAAGCTGTGATAAAGCCCAGTTTACAGCTGAAACGAAATATTCTGAGTTTTGATACAAATCTTTTCTGAAATTATCATTATGTTTTTCGACTCCTGTTAAAAAATAACTTATAGGGTCCATTGCAGTTATATAATTCATTATTGTATGCCAACTTTTTTTCTCCAACCATGGTAACGGCGACTTGTATATTTCTGAAAAGATGAGTTTATTTGGTGAATTTTGTTCGACTTTTTTCCTAAAAAAATTCCAGAAAGATGAATTTGTCTCAAAATCCTTAGCTAGCTCGTCTGCTACATCTAACCTCCAACCGTCTACGTTATATTCTTTTGTCCATTTTATTCCGACATCAGCAATTTCATTCCACAAATCCATATTTTCATAATTCAACTTTGGTAAAGTTGCGTAACCCCACCAACCTTCATAAAAATCCCCATGCCAATAAAAGTACTTTTTAAAAGGGGAATCTTCATTATTCATAACACCTTCACCATAGAGATTTTTCTCATCTATCCATTTATTGAAAGAACCACAATGATTGAAAACACCATCAATTATTATTTTGATGTTTTCTTCATGAAAAGCATCTACTAAATTCTTGAAAAGCTCGTTGCTTTTATTAAGATTTTTTTTTGACGTTGTTCTAACTTTATATTTATCCTTCCCATCAACATCTTCTTCTATAATTCCAAAATGGGGATCTATATTATAATAATCCTGTGTATCGTATTTATGAGGTGAAGGACTTACAAAAAGTGGATTAAAATATATAGCTTCTATTCCCAAATCTTTTAAATAATCTTTTTTATCTAAAACGCCCTGTAAATCTCCACCGTAAAATTCTCTATGTCCATTTAAGTGGTCAGGCATTTCATTCCATTCCTTTTTTACTATAGGTTTTCCGTCATAAATATATTCATTATTTACTGGATCATTGTTTTTATCACCATTATAAAATCTATCCACAAATATTTGATAATAGACTCGACCATAAGACCATTCAGGAACTTTAAAATCAGGTATTAAAATAAAATCATGTAGTGATCTATGCTCACAAATGCCCATTGCATCATATTTTATTTTCTTTTTCTGATCTATACTATTAATTTCAAAGTGATACCTCATTATTCTATTCGGCATTTTAAAGCTATAAGAGAAATAGTTAAAAAATTTGGTACTATATTCTTTTATCATTTCAGCGTGAGAATATCGTTTAGAATTCTTTTCTGGGGTAAAGAAAACATTTCCTTTTACTTGCCCCAATATTTTAGGAACTCTTATCTTTATCTTTACTAAGTCACCAACTTCTGGCTCTGTTGGATCCATAAAATTTATAGTTTGATCAGAATGTATGTTATACATAGTTACCCCTCCGAATTTTCTATTTCAGCTAATTCTTTAATAATTTGTTCTTCTCTAATTTCGTAATAATTTATCTTTTTTTCGATTTTTATTTTTTCATCCATTAATTCTTTCACTTTAGTATAGTTATCGCCTCTTTCTATCATTTCTTTTTCTAAATTATCTAATTTTAAAAAAAGTGTCTCACTTTCATTTCTAAGTTTATCTAATTCTGAATTTAGCGATTTTATTCTATTCCTTAGTTTCTTTTCTTTTTCATAGTCTTTATTTGGTT contains the following coding sequences:
- a CDS encoding STAS domain-containing protein: MKKEILGNTGKIVLDGRIDITNSNELKEKLYELKEAGVRKIILDMSNLEYIDSSGLGRIFYFFADYKKENGVMEIHNINNPNVKKVVEIVKLDKIITIK
- a CDS encoding glycoside hydrolase family 13 protein; translated protein: MYNIHSDQTINFMDPTEPEVGDLVKIKIRVPKILGQVKGNVFFTPEKNSKRYSHAEMIKEYSTKFFNYFSYSFKMPNRIMRYHFEINSIDQKKKIKYDAMGICEHRSLHDFILIPDFKVPEWSYGRVYYQIFVDRFYNGDKNNDPVNNEYIYDGKPIVKKEWNEMPDHLNGHREFYGGDLQGVLDKKDYLKDLGIEAIYFNPLFVSPSPHKYDTQDYYNIDPHFGIIEEDVDGKDKYKVRTTSKKNLNKSNELFKNLVDAFHEENIKIIIDGVFNHCGSFNKWIDEKNLYGEGVMNNEDSPFKKYFYWHGDFYEGWWGYATLPKLNYENMDLWNEIADVGIKWTKEYNVDGWRLDVADELAKDFETNSSFWNFFRKKVEQNSPNKLIFSEIYKSPLPWLEKKSWHTIMNYITAMDPISYFLTGVEKHNDNFRKDLYQNSEYFVSAVNWALSQLPMNSKYAALNQLSNHDHSRWLTRTTQKVQRLKEGNHDEASAGYDIDIFKVGLLLMFLIPGSPGIYYGDEIGLSGFTDPDNRRPYPWDNMNELNKQNLDFTKSLVKFYKSSDVFKYSSFKFIQWFDGYVSFVLWNEKESYLVLVNSNHKKEIKIHHNLIGEIRNPEIVFQTRNENINIKNENEILSLNLPEKIGVVVKI